A single window of Oreochromis aureus strain Israel breed Guangdong linkage group 7, ZZ_aureus, whole genome shotgun sequence DNA harbors:
- the LOC120441335 gene encoding dispanin subfamily A member 2b-like codes for MHPQGYPTEDVPLQGMSYGGLPGQPGVVQHTAVNITRGQQVITEPPKDYIIWSLFSFVYLNPFCFGLAALIHSIKARDRKMAGDVDGARHYGSTAQNFNIVATIVAVPVFVTVIIVFFHRYYLH; via the exons ATGCATCCTCAAGGTTACCCGACTGAAGATGTGCCATTGCAGGGCATGAGTTATGGTGGACTCCCTGGTCAGCCTGGAGTGGTCCAGCACACTGCTGTGAACATCACCAGAGGGCAACAAGTCATCACTGAGCCCCCCAAGGACTATATCATCTGGTCGCTCTTTTCCTTTGTCTACTTAAATCCTTTTTGTTTTGGACTTGCAGCTCTCATTCATTCCATCAAG GCCAGAGACAGGAAGATGGCTGGAGATGTGGATGGTGCACGACATTATGGCTCCACTGCTCAAAATTTCAACATTGTCGCCACAATCGTAGCTGTCCCCGTGTTTGTGACAGTTATAATTGTGTTCTTTCACAGATATTACTTACATTAG
- the LOC116331593 gene encoding dispanin subfamily A member 2b-like, with amino-acid sequence MHPQGYTTDVVQLQGVNYGGFPGQPGVVQHTAVNITAGQPVITESPKDHIIWSLFSFVYANPFCLGLAALIYSIKARDRKVVGDVDGARRYGSTARNLNIAATIIAAIGFLIFIITFTVIRVQTASYSSYSYNYQY; translated from the exons ATGCATCCTCAAGGTTACACGACTGACGTTGTGCAATTGCAGGGCGTGAATTATGGTGGATTCCCTGGCCAGCCTGGAGTGGTCCAGCACACTGCTGTGAAcatcactgcagggcaaccAGTCATCACCGAGTCCCCCAAAGACCATATCATCTGGTCGCTCTTTTCCTTTGTCTACGCAAACCCTTTTTGCCTTGGACTTGCAGCTCTCATTTATTCCATCAAG GCCAGAGACAGGAAGGTGGTTGGAGATGTGGACGGTGCACGGCGTTATGGCTCCACTGCTCGCAATCTCAACATTGCTGCCACAATCATAGCTGCCATTGGGTTCCTGATTTTCATTATTACATTCACTGTAATTAGGGTTCAAACAGCTTCCTATTCCAGTTACAGTTACAACTATCAATATTAA